A single Symbiobacterium thermophilum IAM 14863 DNA region contains:
- the spo0A gene encoding sporulation transcription factor Spo0A: MSAHKVRLLVCDDNRDFCALLQEYFALQPDMEVVGVAHNGLDAVAAIQEQQPDVVLLDIIMPYMDGIGVLEQLARTKLSARPRILMLSAFGQEAIARRVMAMGADYYVVKPVDLEILAARVRQLAWGDALADSPRVPPASHAAGHTLDEVHALLRALGIPPHLKGYRYLGDAILLVLEQPELLGAVTKGLYPAVARSHGTTASRVERAIRHAVGMAWDRGLEPLRKLFRRGAEGRRTKPSNSEFIAAVVDRLRAGSAAG, encoded by the coding sequence ATGTCGGCCCACAAAGTTCGGCTCCTGGTGTGCGACGACAACCGCGACTTCTGCGCCCTGCTTCAGGAGTATTTCGCGCTGCAGCCCGACATGGAGGTGGTGGGCGTGGCGCACAACGGCCTGGACGCGGTGGCGGCCATTCAGGAGCAGCAGCCGGACGTGGTGTTGCTGGACATCATCATGCCTTACATGGACGGGATCGGCGTCCTGGAGCAACTGGCCCGGACGAAGCTGAGCGCCCGGCCCAGGATCCTGATGCTGTCCGCGTTCGGCCAGGAGGCGATTGCCCGGCGGGTGATGGCCATGGGCGCGGACTACTACGTGGTCAAGCCGGTCGACTTGGAGATCCTCGCCGCGCGGGTTCGGCAGCTCGCGTGGGGTGATGCCCTCGCCGACTCGCCGCGCGTTCCCCCGGCGTCGCACGCCGCCGGCCACACGCTGGACGAGGTGCATGCACTGCTGCGCGCCCTGGGCATCCCGCCGCACCTGAAGGGATACCGGTACCTGGGCGACGCGATCCTGCTGGTTCTGGAGCAGCCCGAGCTCCTGGGCGCGGTGACCAAGGGGCTGTATCCCGCGGTCGCGCGCAGCCACGGAACCACCGCCTCCCGGGTCGAGCGGGCCATCCGCCACGCGGTCGGCATGGCGTGGGACCGGGGGCTCGAGCCGCTGCGAAAGCTCTTCCGCCGCGGCGCGGAGGGCAGGCGGACCAAGCCCAGCAACTCCGAGTTCATCGCCGCGGTGGTGGACCGGCTCCGGGCCGGCTCCGCGGCGGGCTGA
- the buk gene encoding butyrate kinase has product MQQRLLIINPGSTSTKIAVYDDDSPLFAETLRHSAADLACFRDVAAQFPFRRDLILEALDAHGVSLSSLTAVVGRGGLLRPVRGGTYRVDAAMLAELSRAAHGEHASNLGALLAHEIAQAAGGVPAFIVDPVVVDELEPVARLTGLPEMPRRSVFHALNQKAVARRAAADLGRAYTEVNLVVVHLGGGISVGAHRRGRVVDVNNALDGEGPMAPERAGTVPSLGLVHLAFSWQHTLREVGRMLVGRGGLVAHVGTNDARRVEERIAAGDEAARVAYRAMAYQVAKEVGRAAVALGGQVDRIVLTGGLAHSEMLTGWIAEQVEWIAPVAVYPGEDEMAALAAGALRVLRGEEPAQVYGEAGE; this is encoded by the coding sequence TTGCAGCAGCGCCTGCTGATCATCAACCCGGGCTCAACCTCCACGAAGATCGCCGTGTACGACGACGACTCCCCCCTGTTCGCCGAGACGCTGCGCCACAGCGCGGCCGACCTGGCGTGTTTCCGGGACGTCGCCGCCCAGTTCCCCTTCCGGCGGGACCTGATCCTGGAGGCTCTCGACGCCCACGGCGTGTCGCTCTCCTCGCTCACCGCCGTGGTGGGGCGCGGCGGGCTCCTGCGGCCCGTGCGCGGGGGAACCTACCGGGTGGACGCGGCCATGCTGGCGGAGCTCTCCCGGGCTGCCCACGGCGAGCACGCGTCCAACCTGGGCGCCCTCCTCGCCCACGAGATCGCCCAGGCCGCGGGCGGCGTGCCGGCCTTCATCGTCGACCCCGTGGTGGTGGACGAGCTGGAGCCGGTGGCCAGGCTCACCGGCCTGCCGGAGATGCCGCGGCGGTCGGTCTTCCACGCCCTCAACCAGAAGGCGGTGGCGCGGCGGGCCGCGGCCGACCTGGGCCGCGCCTACACCGAGGTCAACCTGGTCGTCGTCCACCTGGGCGGCGGGATCTCGGTGGGGGCGCACCGGCGCGGGCGGGTCGTCGACGTCAACAACGCGCTGGACGGCGAGGGGCCGATGGCGCCGGAGCGGGCAGGCACGGTGCCCAGCCTGGGGCTGGTCCACCTGGCGTTCTCCTGGCAGCACACGCTGCGGGAGGTGGGGCGGATGCTGGTCGGCCGCGGCGGTCTGGTGGCGCACGTGGGCACCAACGACGCCCGGCGGGTGGAGGAGCGGATCGCCGCGGGCGACGAGGCAGCCCGGGTCGCGTACCGGGCCATGGCGTACCAGGTGGCCAAGGAGGTGGGCCGGGCGGCGGTGGCCCTGGGCGGCCAGGTGGACCGCATCGTGCTGACGGGCGGACTGGCCCACTCCGAGATGCTGACGGGCTGGATCGCGGAGCAGGTGGAGTGGATCGCTCCGGTGGCGGTCTACCCCGGCGAGGACGAGATGGCCGCGCTGGCGGCCGGCGCCCTGCGGGTGCTGCGGGGCGAGGAGCCGGCGCAGGTGTACGGGGAGGCAGGCGAGTGA
- a CDS encoding Glu/Leu/Phe/Val dehydrogenase dimerization domain-containing protein: protein MGIFEQMAQYGHEQLVFCYDKSTGLRAIIAIHDTTLGPALGGLRMWPYEREEDAITDVLRLARGMTYKNSAMGLNLGGGKAVLWGDPHTDKSEELFRAFGKFVETLGGRYITAEDVGTTVEDMNYVLMETDHACGRAEVSGDPSPVTAYGVFMGIKACVKQVFGTEELKGKKIAVQGLGKVGYHLCRYLHEAGAELIVTDIDPEAVERAKQEFGAKAVAPDEIYTAECDIFAPCALGAILNDDTIPGLKCRIVAGAANNQLKEPRHGNMLRERGILYAPDFVINGGGVINVAEEYHPQGYSRERALKRVETIYDKLLRVFQIAEQRNISTAEAADVMAEERMHRIHQLNRIYLAE, encoded by the coding sequence ATGGGGATCTTTGAGCAGATGGCGCAGTACGGACACGAGCAGCTGGTCTTCTGCTATGACAAGTCCACCGGGCTCCGCGCGATCATCGCCATTCACGATACGACGCTGGGGCCGGCGCTGGGCGGGCTCCGCATGTGGCCGTATGAGCGGGAGGAGGATGCCATCACCGACGTGCTCCGGCTGGCCCGGGGCATGACGTACAAGAACTCCGCCATGGGCCTCAACCTGGGCGGGGGCAAGGCCGTGCTGTGGGGTGATCCGCACACCGACAAGAGCGAGGAGCTGTTCCGGGCGTTCGGCAAGTTCGTCGAGACGCTGGGCGGCCGGTACATCACGGCGGAGGATGTCGGTACCACCGTCGAGGACATGAACTACGTCCTCATGGAGACTGACCACGCCTGCGGCCGGGCTGAGGTGTCGGGCGACCCCTCCCCGGTGACGGCGTACGGCGTGTTCATGGGCATCAAGGCCTGTGTCAAGCAGGTGTTCGGGACCGAGGAGTTGAAGGGGAAGAAGATCGCGGTCCAGGGGCTCGGCAAGGTGGGTTACCACCTGTGCCGGTACCTGCACGAGGCCGGCGCCGAGCTGATCGTCACCGACATCGACCCGGAGGCCGTGGAGCGGGCGAAGCAGGAGTTCGGGGCCAAGGCCGTCGCCCCCGACGAGATCTACACCGCTGAGTGCGACATCTTCGCCCCGTGCGCCCTGGGCGCCATCTTGAACGACGACACCATCCCCGGCCTGAAGTGCAGGATCGTCGCCGGCGCGGCCAACAACCAGCTGAAGGAGCCGCGGCACGGCAACATGCTGCGGGAGCGCGGCATCCTGTACGCGCCCGACTTCGTCATCAACGGCGGCGGCGTGATCAACGTGGCCGAGGAGTACCATCCCCAGGGCTACAGCCGGGAGCGGGCCCTGAAGCGGGTGGAGACCATCTACGACAAGCTCCTGCGGGTCTTCCAGATCGCCGAGCAGCGGAACATCAGCACCGCCGAGGCGGCGGACGTCATGGCCGAGGAGCGCATGCACAGGATCCATCAGCTCAACCGGATCTACCTGGCCGAGTAA
- the buk gene encoding butyrate kinase, with amino-acid sequence MSAEGFRILVINPTATATRIALFDDDEERLAADLAHSPDELARFERVWDQYLYRKDRITERLQAEGIRLESLHAVVGRGGLLKPVPGGVYRVSGAMLDDLRAGVQGEHASNLGGILAYGIAHALGIPAFVVDPVSTDEMWPEGHLTGIPQIRRTSLAHALNMRWVGRRAAAALGKTYDESNLVMAHLGAGISVAAHRQGRMVDATNALEDGPFGPERAGRLPAGDLVRLCFSGRYTERELIRRLTSGGGLVAHLGTRDWREVEKRIAAGDGEARLVYQAMAYQVAKEIGAMAVALRARADAVVLTGDLAHSRLLTDWITGWVDWIAPVLRFPGSEENRALAAGALRVLRGEEEARTYA; translated from the coding sequence GTGTCCGCTGAGGGATTCCGCATTCTCGTGATCAACCCCACGGCTACCGCCACACGGATTGCACTGTTCGACGACGATGAGGAGCGGCTGGCAGCGGACCTTGCCCACAGCCCGGACGAGCTGGCCCGCTTCGAGCGGGTCTGGGACCAGTACCTGTACCGGAAGGACCGCATCACGGAGCGGCTGCAGGCGGAGGGAATCCGGCTGGAGAGCCTGCACGCCGTCGTGGGGCGGGGAGGGCTGCTGAAGCCGGTTCCCGGCGGCGTTTACCGGGTGAGCGGTGCCATGCTCGACGACCTGCGGGCGGGCGTTCAGGGCGAACACGCGTCCAACCTCGGGGGCATACTGGCTTACGGCATCGCCCATGCCCTCGGCATCCCCGCGTTCGTCGTGGACCCCGTTTCCACGGATGAGATGTGGCCCGAGGGGCACCTCACGGGGATCCCCCAGATCCGGCGCACCAGCCTCGCCCACGCGCTCAACATGCGCTGGGTCGGCCGCCGGGCGGCCGCCGCGCTGGGCAAGACATACGATGAGAGCAACCTGGTGATGGCGCACCTGGGGGCCGGCATCTCGGTGGCCGCACACCGGCAGGGGCGCATGGTGGATGCCACCAACGCGCTGGAGGACGGTCCGTTCGGGCCCGAGCGCGCCGGCCGCCTGCCGGCGGGCGACCTGGTGCGGCTCTGTTTCTCGGGTCGGTACACCGAGCGGGAGCTGATCCGCCGGCTGACGTCCGGCGGCGGCCTGGTCGCCCACCTGGGCACCCGGGACTGGCGCGAGGTGGAAAAGCGCATCGCCGCGGGGGACGGGGAGGCCCGGCTGGTCTACCAGGCCATGGCGTACCAGGTGGCCAAGGAGATCGGCGCGATGGCGGTCGCCCTGCGCGCGCGGGCGGACGCCGTCGTCCTGACCGGGGACCTGGCCCATTCCCGGCTGCTCACGGACTGGATCACGGGGTGGGTGGACTGGATCGCCCCCGTGCTCCGCTTCCCGGGCAGCGAGGAGAACCGGGCCCTGGCGGCCGGCGCCCTGCGGGTCCTCCGCGGAGAGGAGGAGGCCAGGACATACGCATGA
- a CDS encoding endonuclease Q family protein, with protein sequence MPGSGAAEPLQVVYADLHVHLGWAGDPGGGVKIAAARDLTLANILAEARDRKGLGLVGVIDAATSGALQDLERLLAQGLVAERPGGGLAYGGLTLIPGAEVEVVHRGKPVHLLCYFGGLDGLRAFAEWQAPRVRNRHLSTQRHHGTTAADVVEAVADRGGVVIPAHIFTPHKATLAAAPAVSEVIPPELWASVPAVELGLSADTALADELPELSRFPFVTNSDAHSLGRIGREYNQLLLREPSFDEWLLALREEGGRRILANFGLDPRLGKYHRTFCEDCGRKVEGDPPVLRCPVDPGHRVVLGVLDRIRHYAAWQQGRFVRAERVRPPYVHQVPLSFVPGLGRKGMARLLAAFGTEMAVLHAAEEADLVAVVGERLARLVVLARQGRLAIESGGGGIYGRVSAAD encoded by the coding sequence ATGCCCGGCTCCGGGGCCGCTGAGCCCCTGCAGGTCGTCTATGCCGACCTGCACGTGCACCTGGGCTGGGCCGGCGACCCCGGCGGCGGGGTGAAGATCGCCGCCGCCAGGGACCTGACCCTGGCCAACATACTGGCCGAGGCCCGGGACCGGAAGGGGCTGGGCCTGGTGGGGGTCATCGACGCCGCCACCAGCGGGGCCCTGCAGGACCTGGAGCGGCTGCTGGCGCAGGGGCTCGTGGCCGAGCGGCCCGGCGGCGGCCTGGCCTACGGCGGGCTGACGCTCATCCCCGGCGCCGAGGTGGAGGTGGTGCACCGGGGGAAGCCGGTCCACCTGCTCTGCTACTTCGGCGGGCTGGACGGGCTGCGCGCCTTCGCCGAGTGGCAGGCGCCGCGGGTCAGGAACCGGCACCTCTCGACGCAGCGGCACCACGGGACCACCGCCGCGGACGTGGTGGAGGCCGTGGCCGACCGGGGCGGCGTGGTGATCCCGGCCCACATCTTCACGCCCCACAAGGCTACCCTGGCCGCGGCTCCGGCCGTGTCCGAGGTCATTCCGCCCGAGCTGTGGGCGTCGGTGCCCGCGGTGGAGTTGGGGCTTTCCGCCGACACGGCCCTCGCGGACGAGCTGCCGGAGCTCAGCCGGTTCCCCTTCGTCACCAACTCGGACGCCCATTCCCTGGGCCGGATCGGCCGGGAGTACAACCAGCTGCTGCTCAGGGAACCCTCCTTCGACGAGTGGCTCCTGGCTCTGCGGGAGGAGGGCGGGCGGCGCATCCTGGCCAACTTCGGCCTCGATCCCCGGCTCGGCAAGTACCACCGCACCTTCTGCGAGGACTGTGGCCGGAAGGTGGAGGGCGATCCGCCGGTACTGCGCTGCCCGGTGGACCCCGGCCACCGGGTGGTGCTGGGGGTGCTGGACCGCATCCGGCACTACGCCGCCTGGCAGCAGGGCCGCTTTGTCCGGGCGGAACGGGTGCGGCCGCCTTACGTCCACCAGGTGCCGCTCAGCTTCGTGCCCGGGCTGGGGCGGAAGGGGATGGCGCGGCTGCTGGCCGCCTTCGGCACCGAGATGGCCGTGCTGCACGCGGCCGAGGAGGCGGACCTGGTAGCGGTGGTGGGGGAACGGCTGGCCCGGCTGGTGGTGCTGGCCCGGCAGGGGCGGCTTGCCATCGAGTCCGGTGGCGGGGGCATATACGGGCGGGTCAGCGCGGCCGACTGA
- a CDS encoding NUDIX hydrolase gives MRVIRQEEIYRGRVIAVRRDLIDLDGKERTWDVVAHPGAVVVLPVDGDDLLMVRQYRYAAGETLLELVAGGLEPGEDPAEAAQRELQEEAGFRAGRLIRLAEFYSAPGFCTEKLHLFAAEELTPSRLPMDEDEQIELVRLSLDEALRMALAGELRDAKTLAGVLLYARLRGR, from the coding sequence GTGAGAGTCATCCGACAGGAAGAGATCTACCGGGGCAGAGTGATTGCGGTCCGAAGGGACCTGATCGACCTGGACGGGAAGGAACGGACCTGGGACGTGGTGGCACACCCCGGCGCGGTGGTGGTGCTGCCGGTGGACGGCGATGACCTGCTGATGGTCCGGCAGTACCGGTACGCGGCCGGCGAGACGTTGCTGGAACTGGTGGCGGGCGGTCTGGAGCCCGGGGAGGATCCGGCGGAGGCCGCGCAACGGGAGCTGCAGGAGGAGGCCGGCTTCCGGGCCGGGAGGCTCATCAGGCTGGCCGAGTTCTACAGCGCCCCGGGTTTCTGCACGGAGAAGCTTCACCTGTTCGCTGCCGAGGAACTGACGCCCTCGCGCCTGCCCATGGACGAGGACGAGCAGATCGAACTGGTGCGGCTCAGCCTGGACGAGGCCTTGCGCATGGCCCTGGCGGGCGAGTTGCGGGATGCGAAGACCCTGGCGGGGGTGCTGCTGTATGCCCGGCTCCGGGGCCGCTGA
- the spoIIM gene encoding stage II sporulation protein M, with protein MQLYAAWRENLEELLLERGGLVLWHTALFVVGLLFGALALRSLEVETQLELARQISGALQALREGEPPAPGPLLREALFRQARTVALMWVLGVSLVGSVAVMALPLVRGFTSGFAVAYLTAELGARGVLLAAAGHLPQTVLEVPGVILAASASVGFAVEVLTSWRVRRRLSGYYDALARYSNTLLCAAVLLAAAALVEGYVTPHLVRLVLEAP; from the coding sequence ATGCAGCTCTATGCGGCGTGGCGGGAGAACCTGGAGGAGCTTCTGCTGGAACGGGGGGGCCTGGTGCTCTGGCACACGGCCCTGTTCGTGGTCGGGTTGCTGTTCGGGGCGCTGGCCCTGCGCAGCCTGGAGGTGGAGACCCAACTGGAGCTGGCCCGGCAGATCTCGGGCGCGTTGCAGGCGCTGCGGGAAGGGGAGCCGCCCGCGCCCGGGCCCCTGCTGCGGGAGGCGCTCTTCCGGCAAGCCCGCACGGTGGCGCTGATGTGGGTGCTGGGGGTTTCCCTTGTGGGCAGCGTCGCGGTGATGGCCCTGCCCCTGGTGCGGGGTTTCACCTCCGGCTTCGCGGTGGCCTACCTGACCGCCGAGTTGGGCGCCCGGGGCGTCCTGCTGGCGGCGGCCGGCCACCTGCCCCAGACGGTGCTGGAGGTTCCCGGGGTGATCCTCGCCGCCTCGGCGTCGGTGGGCTTTGCGGTGGAGGTACTTACGTCCTGGCGGGTGCGGCGGCGACTGTCGGGGTACTACGACGCCCTGGCCCGCTACTCCAACACGTTGCTGTGCGCGGCGGTCCTGCTGGCGGCCGCGGCGCTGGTGGAGGGGTACGTGACGCCGCACCTGGTGCGGCTGGTTCTGGAAGCGCCCTGA
- a CDS encoding sigma 54-interacting transcriptional regulator, whose product MLNVVIVGAGKGGTSLLNALLKMSRQVRVLGVADRRPDAPGLGLAAAHGIPTTTDFTGLVCLPEVDVIVDATGQPGLDEEIRRLKWPRAVVIEGLAMNLILSFVEESHRLLRALEERELERDVMLDSTHDAIVAVNAEGVVTLLNRSAEKLLGVSRDQVLGRRAADVIPNTRLHVVLATGEPELNQQQEVGRTTIVTNRVPVRNKDGQVVGAVAVFRDITEVKALAEEITGLREMKVLLEAIFNSTQDAISVVDENGIGWMVNPAYSALTGLKPEEVIGKPATVDIDPSQESMHLQVLRTRQPVRNVPLRVGPRKREVVVNVAPILVDGKLKGSVGVIRDVSEIARLSAELEQHRKLLRRLTSSYTFDEIIADSPVMQQAVEQARRAAETPATVLLRGESGTGKELFAHAIHNASSRRRGQFIRVNCAAIAESLLESELFGYAEGAFTGARKGGKRGLFEEAHGGTLFLDEVGELPPGLQAKLLRVLQEKEIVRVGEAKPIKVDVRVIAATNAPLEEMIAKGTFREDLYYRLNVIPIVIPPLRHRQEDIPKLVKHLIEKLNKEYGRSVQDIAPDALRVLMDYHWPGNVRELENIIGRAMIAMSVTDTIIERRFLPPLGIAPAPEVPPAEDGRARPGVRPLFEVVAEAEKAALLQALQETKGNKTEAARRLAIAPRTLYYKLERYGLM is encoded by the coding sequence ATGCTGAACGTGGTGATCGTCGGTGCGGGCAAGGGCGGCACGTCGCTGCTGAACGCGCTGCTGAAGATGTCGCGGCAGGTGCGGGTGCTGGGGGTGGCCGACCGGCGGCCCGACGCCCCGGGCCTCGGCCTGGCGGCGGCCCACGGCATCCCCACGACGACCGACTTCACGGGGCTGGTCTGCCTGCCCGAGGTGGACGTCATCGTCGACGCGACGGGACAGCCCGGGCTTGACGAAGAGATCCGGCGGCTGAAGTGGCCGCGGGCGGTGGTCATCGAGGGGCTGGCGATGAACCTCATCCTCAGCTTCGTGGAGGAGAGCCACCGGCTCCTGCGCGCCCTCGAAGAGAGGGAGCTGGAGCGGGACGTGATGCTCGACTCCACCCACGACGCGATCGTGGCCGTGAACGCCGAGGGCGTCGTCACCCTGCTCAACCGCTCCGCCGAGAAGTTGCTGGGCGTGAGTCGCGACCAGGTGCTGGGCCGGAGGGCGGCGGACGTGATCCCCAACACCCGGCTGCACGTGGTGCTGGCCACCGGCGAGCCGGAACTCAACCAGCAGCAGGAGGTGGGCCGCACCACCATCGTCACCAACCGGGTGCCCGTGCGCAACAAGGACGGCCAGGTCGTTGGCGCCGTGGCCGTGTTCCGGGACATCACCGAGGTCAAGGCCCTCGCGGAGGAGATCACCGGGCTCCGGGAGATGAAGGTGCTCCTGGAGGCGATCTTCAACTCCACCCAGGACGCGATCTCCGTGGTGGACGAGAACGGCATCGGTTGGATGGTCAACCCCGCCTACTCAGCCCTGACGGGGTTGAAGCCGGAGGAGGTCATCGGCAAGCCGGCGACAGTGGACATCGACCCGTCGCAGGAGTCGATGCACCTGCAGGTGCTGCGCACCCGGCAGCCGGTGCGGAACGTGCCGCTCCGGGTCGGCCCCCGCAAGCGGGAGGTCGTGGTCAACGTGGCGCCGATCCTGGTGGACGGGAAGCTGAAGGGCTCGGTGGGCGTGATCCGGGACGTCTCCGAGATCGCGCGGCTCTCCGCCGAGCTGGAGCAGCACCGCAAGCTCCTGCGCCGGCTGACCTCCTCGTACACCTTCGACGAGATCATCGCCGACAGCCCGGTGATGCAGCAGGCGGTGGAGCAGGCCCGGCGGGCGGCGGAGACCCCTGCCACCGTCCTGCTCCGGGGCGAGAGCGGCACGGGCAAGGAGCTCTTTGCGCACGCCATCCACAACGCCTCCAGCCGGCGGAGGGGCCAGTTCATCCGGGTCAACTGCGCCGCGATCGCGGAGTCGCTGCTGGAGTCGGAGCTCTTCGGCTACGCCGAGGGCGCCTTCACCGGCGCCCGCAAGGGCGGCAAGCGGGGGCTGTTCGAGGAGGCGCACGGCGGCACCCTCTTCCTGGACGAGGTGGGCGAGCTGCCGCCGGGGCTGCAGGCGAAGCTGCTCCGGGTGCTGCAGGAGAAGGAGATCGTGCGGGTGGGTGAGGCGAAGCCCATCAAGGTCGACGTGCGGGTGATCGCCGCGACCAACGCCCCGCTGGAGGAGATGATCGCCAAGGGCACGTTCCGGGAGGATCTCTACTACCGGCTGAACGTCATCCCCATCGTCATCCCGCCCCTGCGGCACCGGCAGGAGGACATCCCCAAGCTGGTCAAGCACCTGATTGAGAAACTGAACAAGGAGTACGGCCGCAGCGTGCAGGACATCGCCCCCGACGCCCTGCGGGTGCTGATGGATTACCACTGGCCGGGCAACGTGCGGGAGCTGGAGAACATCATCGGCCGGGCGATGATCGCCATGTCGGTGACCGACACCATCATCGAACGGCGGTTCCTGCCGCCGCTGGGCATTGCCCCGGCCCCCGAGGTCCCACCCGCGGAGGACGGCCGGGCCCGCCCGGGGGTGCGGCCGCTGTTCGAGGTGGTGGCGGAGGCGGAGAAGGCGGCCCTCCTGCAGGCGCTGCAGGAGACCAAGGGCAACAAGACCGAGGCCGCCCGCCGGCTGGCGATCGCCCCGCGGACCCTCTACTACAAGCTGGAACGGTATGGGCTCATGTAG
- a CDS encoding phosphate acyltransferase, translating into MAVAQADDPHVEEAVSEAERLGLVRGYRISRADPAEAARLAVDAVRAGEAQLLMKGLLQTAEILRAVLNRDAGLRTGRALSHACVVQVPGFPRLLHISDIALNIRPDLARKADILRNQVAVARALGLECPKVAAIAAVEKVNPDMPATVDARALQEMAERGEFGDCVVQGPLALDLALSAEAGAVKGVTGPVVGAADVLIMPDLETGNVLYKALIHLAGAASAGIVVGARCPIVLLSRSDPPAFKLNSIALAVLAASA; encoded by the coding sequence ATGGCGGTGGCCCAGGCGGACGATCCGCACGTCGAAGAAGCCGTGTCCGAGGCCGAACGGCTGGGGCTCGTGAGGGGGTACCGCATCTCGCGGGCGGACCCCGCCGAGGCCGCGCGCCTCGCAGTCGACGCCGTGCGCGCCGGCGAGGCACAGCTGTTGATGAAGGGGTTGCTGCAGACCGCTGAGATCCTGCGGGCGGTGCTGAACCGGGACGCCGGGCTCCGGACCGGCCGGGCCCTCTCGCACGCCTGCGTCGTCCAGGTGCCGGGCTTTCCCCGGCTGCTGCACATCAGCGACATTGCCCTGAACATCCGACCCGACCTGGCACGCAAGGCCGACATCCTGCGCAACCAGGTGGCCGTGGCCCGCGCCCTGGGCCTGGAGTGCCCGAAGGTGGCCGCCATCGCCGCCGTCGAGAAGGTGAACCCGGACATGCCGGCCACCGTGGACGCCCGCGCGCTGCAGGAGATGGCCGAGCGGGGCGAGTTCGGGGACTGCGTCGTGCAGGGCCCCCTCGCCCTGGACCTCGCGCTCTCGGCCGAGGCCGGCGCCGTGAAGGGGGTCACGGGCCCCGTCGTGGGTGCGGCGGACGTGCTCATCATGCCCGACCTGGAGACGGGCAACGTGCTCTACAAGGCGCTCATCCACCTGGCGGGCGCGGCGTCCGCGGGCATCGTGGTCGGCGCCCGGTGCCCGATCGTGCTCCTCTCCCGCTCCGACCCGCCGGCCTTCAAGCTGAACTCGATTGCACTGGCGGTCCTCGCCGCCTCTGCATAG
- a CDS encoding Glu/Leu/Phe/Val dehydrogenase dimerization domain-containing protein, whose translation MGVFERMMRDGHEQVVFCYDKATGLRAIIAIHDTTLGPALGGCRMWPYATEEEALEDALRLARGMTYKSAASGQNHGGGKVVIWGDPARDKSEPLFRALGRFVGTLRGRIITGTDVGTDKTDFVWARQESPWFVGLPEDEGGSGDTAVLTAYGVWQGMRACARFLWGESSLRNRRIALQGLGKVGSRLLAHLLEDGARVTVTDLRPERVEAVCARHPEVVGVEPDAIYDVPCDIFSPSALGGVLNDATIPRLRCAAVAGSANNQLAEARHGDLLHARGILYAPDYVINAGGLIQVADEILGFNPERARRKTAAIHDLLLRIFAISRDERIPTYQAADRLAEQRIDRIGRRRGIYIPE comes from the coding sequence GTGGGTGTGTTCGAGCGCATGATGCGTGACGGACACGAGCAGGTGGTGTTCTGCTACGACAAGGCCACGGGGCTCAGGGCGATCATCGCCATACACGACACGACCCTCGGCCCGGCCCTGGGAGGGTGCCGGATGTGGCCTTACGCCACGGAGGAGGAGGCGCTGGAGGACGCGCTGCGGCTGGCGCGGGGCATGACCTACAAGTCGGCCGCCTCGGGCCAGAACCACGGAGGGGGCAAGGTGGTCATCTGGGGCGACCCGGCCAGGGACAAGTCCGAACCGCTGTTCCGGGCCCTCGGCCGGTTCGTCGGGACGCTCCGGGGCCGGATCATCACCGGTACCGACGTCGGCACCGACAAGACCGACTTTGTCTGGGCCCGCCAGGAGTCGCCCTGGTTCGTCGGCCTGCCCGAGGACGAGGGCGGGTCCGGCGACACGGCGGTGCTCACCGCCTACGGCGTCTGGCAGGGCATGCGGGCCTGCGCCCGGTTCCTGTGGGGGGAGAGCAGCCTGCGGAATCGGCGGATCGCCCTTCAGGGGCTGGGCAAAGTGGGCTCCCGCCTGCTGGCGCACCTGCTGGAGGACGGCGCCCGGGTGACGGTGACCGACCTGCGCCCGGAGCGGGTGGAGGCGGTCTGCGCCCGCCACCCCGAGGTGGTTGGGGTGGAGCCGGACGCCATCTATGACGTGCCGTGCGACATCTTCTCGCCCAGCGCGCTGGGCGGCGTGCTCAACGACGCGACGATCCCCCGGCTCCGGTGCGCGGCGGTGGCCGGGTCCGCCAACAACCAGCTGGCCGAGGCGCGGCATGGCGACCTGCTGCACGCGCGGGGAATTCTGTACGCGCCGGACTACGTCATCAACGCGGGCGGGTTGATCCAGGTGGCGGACGAGATCCTGGGCTTCAACCCGGAGCGGGCCCGCCGCAAGACCGCGGCCATCCACGACCTGCTGCTGCGGATCTTCGCCATCAGCAGGGACGAGCGGATCCCGACTTACCAGGCCGCCGACCGCCTGGCCGAGCAGCGCATCGACCGGATCGGCCGGCGGCGGGGCATCTACATCCCGGAGTGA